One Massilia putida DNA window includes the following coding sequences:
- a CDS encoding porin — protein MSKKFAGCMPLALALATCAAHAESGVRVSGYLDVSMERIDTGRGMLTRQSSGQLNQSRLNFQGVEDLGGGNAAVFDLQMPFSPDTGAGSSNGLFSRTATLGLTSKALGTLKVGRMQSLSDETIASFWALRWGASTNYFLYYGNTTQLLSNAIRYETPDMRGLVLSVEYAVDEHNGSGRAVEGQARYQYDKWKVNGAYYVSHGHEFVEPGSSVHIGTFGTSYDFGFATPSLMVQDTRTHDAVVNRTSKISVALSATVPVGRNALWLDYGILHNRVLANANARAASVRFDYNLSKRTFLYAGLAQVWNDAKAYYQPMGASGSYPVFTSATGVSTGFDPVYNGGDVRSLIAGIRMAF, from the coding sequence ATGAGTAAAAAATTCGCCGGCTGCATGCCGCTTGCCCTCGCGTTGGCCACCTGCGCCGCGCACGCCGAGTCAGGCGTGCGGGTCAGCGGCTATCTCGATGTGTCGATGGAGCGCATCGACACCGGACGCGGCATGCTGACCCGGCAGAGTTCCGGCCAATTGAACCAGAGCCGCTTGAACTTCCAGGGCGTCGAAGATCTCGGCGGCGGCAATGCCGCCGTGTTCGACTTGCAGATGCCGTTCAGCCCGGATACCGGGGCAGGTTCATCGAATGGGTTGTTCAGCCGTACCGCCACCTTGGGACTCACGAGCAAGGCGCTCGGCACGCTCAAGGTCGGGCGCATGCAATCCCTGTCGGACGAGACCATCGCCAGCTTCTGGGCGCTGCGCTGGGGCGCGTCGACGAACTATTTTCTCTACTATGGCAACACCACGCAGCTCCTCAGCAACGCGATCCGCTACGAGACGCCGGACATGAGAGGACTCGTGCTGTCGGTCGAATACGCGGTCGACGAGCATAACGGCTCGGGAAGGGCGGTCGAAGGGCAAGCCCGTTATCAGTACGACAAATGGAAAGTGAACGGTGCGTATTACGTGTCGCACGGCCACGAATTCGTCGAGCCGGGGTCGTCGGTGCACATCGGGACCTTCGGCACCTCGTACGACTTCGGTTTCGCCACGCCGTCGCTGATGGTGCAGGACACGCGCACGCACGACGCCGTCGTGAACCGCACCAGCAAGATTTCGGTCGCGCTGTCGGCTACCGTGCCGGTGGGCCGCAATGCCTTGTGGCTCGATTACGGCATCCTGCATAACCGTGTCCTGGCGAACGCCAACGCGCGCGCCGCCAGCGTACGCTTCGATTACAACCTGAGCAAGCGCACCTTCCTGTACGCCGGCCTGGCCCAGGTATGGAACGACGCCAAAGCCTACTACCAGCCGATGGGCGCCTCCGGCTCCTATCCGGTCTTTACTTCGGCGACCGGGGTGAGCACCGGGTTCGATCCCGTGTACAACGGCGGTGACGTTCGCTCCCTGATCGCCGGAATCCGCATGGCGTTTTGA
- a CDS encoding carboxylesterase/lipase family protein yields MAVEQVAARAPARIRPSATAAEGIRATEVLQVEGGALEGRLSADEACRVYKGIPYAAPPVGALRWRPPQPVLPWHGVLQADRYGAACVQSAIADDSIMRQFSFAEPPECALSEDCLYLNVWAPAGKALADLPVIVWVYGGGHRFGSGSHPVSDGERLARKGSIVVSVNYRVGALGYLAHPALSAEGGGSGNYASMDVLAALRWVRKNIAAFGGDPRRVTLFGQSAGAAHVSVLMASGQAQGLFQRAIVHSSGRFDGGLMGAPMRSLAEAEAIGVATLAPLGAHSLAQLRALPADQLLGGARGIWGPIVDGQLLARPVDEVFSAGQQMPISLLAGYTLDESAAYPMPALQTSAGFAAFARDTFGEYADSFLALYPHRDDAQALASSYRVRRDMGFAYQAYRFAQLHVGTVQAPVYLFNFMHAPPLPDAAYHEPAPPGGFGSYHGAELWYAFNNLAALPWPWTDADQLLADAMSSYWVSFATNGDPATTGLPAWPRFDAAGANTLRLGGSAAVAVAGRPFNETALDFFCGFYRRLEPA; encoded by the coding sequence ATGGCGGTCGAGCAAGTGGCAGCCAGGGCGCCGGCGCGCATCCGTCCGTCGGCTACCGCAGCGGAAGGCATACGGGCCACCGAGGTGCTCCAGGTCGAAGGCGGTGCGCTCGAAGGTCGCCTGTCGGCCGACGAAGCCTGCCGCGTCTACAAGGGAATTCCATACGCCGCCCCTCCGGTCGGCGCGCTGCGCTGGCGGCCGCCGCAGCCGGTGCTGCCGTGGCATGGTGTGCTGCAGGCCGACCGCTATGGCGCGGCATGCGTGCAATCGGCCATCGCCGACGATTCCATCATGCGCCAGTTTTCCTTCGCCGAACCGCCCGAATGCGCGCTCAGCGAGGATTGCCTCTACCTGAATGTGTGGGCGCCAGCCGGCAAGGCGTTGGCGGATCTGCCCGTCATCGTCTGGGTCTATGGCGGCGGACACCGCTTCGGCAGCGGCTCGCATCCGGTGTCGGATGGCGAACGCCTCGCGCGCAAGGGCAGCATCGTCGTCAGTGTCAACTACCGGGTCGGGGCGCTCGGTTATCTCGCGCATCCGGCGCTTTCTGCCGAGGGAGGCGGCTCCGGCAACTATGCGAGCATGGACGTGCTGGCTGCCTTGCGCTGGGTACGCAAGAATATCGCGGCCTTCGGCGGCGATCCGCGCCGCGTTACCTTGTTCGGCCAGTCGGCCGGGGCAGCGCATGTCAGCGTGCTGATGGCGTCGGGGCAGGCTCAGGGGCTGTTCCAGCGCGCTATCGTGCATAGCTCGGGGCGGTTCGACGGAGGTTTGATGGGCGCGCCCATGCGCTCCCTGGCAGAGGCCGAGGCCATCGGCGTGGCGACGCTGGCGCCGTTGGGGGCGCACAGCCTGGCGCAATTGCGCGCGCTGCCCGCCGACCAGCTGCTCGGCGGCGCACGTGGCATCTGGGGACCGATCGTGGATGGGCAGTTGCTGGCGCGTCCGGTGGACGAGGTGTTCAGCGCTGGCCAGCAGATGCCGATATCGCTGCTCGCCGGCTATACCTTGGATGAGTCGGCGGCGTATCCGATGCCGGCACTGCAGACGAGCGCCGGCTTCGCGGCATTCGCTCGCGACACCTTCGGCGAATACGCCGACAGCTTCCTGGCGCTGTATCCACATCGGGACGATGCCCAGGCCCTCGCATCGAGCTACCGGGTACGACGCGACATGGGATTCGCGTACCAGGCGTACCGGTTCGCCCAGCTGCACGTAGGCACGGTGCAAGCGCCCGTATATTTGTTCAACTTCATGCATGCGCCGCCGCTGCCCGACGCGGCCTATCACGAACCGGCGCCACCCGGCGGCTTTGGCAGCTACCACGGTGCGGAACTCTGGTACGCCTTTAATAATCTCGCGGCGCTTCCGTGGCCTTGGACGGATGCGGACCAGCTGCTCGCGGATGCGATGTCGAGCTACTGGGTCAGCTTCGCCACGAACGGCGACCCCGCCACCACCGGGTTGCCGGCCTGGCCGCGCTTCGATGCCGCCGGCGCCAATACCTTGCGGCTGGGTGGGAGCGCCGCCGTCGCCGTGGCCGGGCGGCCGTTCAACGAGACGGCGCTCGATTTTTTTTGCGGATTCTATCGCCGCCTGGAACCGGCGTAA
- a CDS encoding spinster family MFS transporter: protein MYDHQSAPDARAYPPAALAWYALFVFIVAATLAFVDKSIITLLVAPVRQSLGVSDTGISLLQGLSFVLLYSVMGIPSGYLVDRMQRRKLLSAGIALWSVMTVLCGFANSFAELFLARVGVGIGEAILMPAVFSLLADFFPSSQRGRANGIFTISTFAGGQGALIIGGLVLKSFHGADFDWPLLGLLPPWKSAFIAVGLPGLLVALLVLTIKEPLRQQVAAQSGTGALAGESLLAYLKQRRAMWLAIFGTFSLCAFSAYAVLSWIPTFFARKYGLPPASAGVLIGSVVMPGGIAGCLVSGVLSDWLKTRGAYGSRMQVFVFSWFITIPCIAALPFLGDYHLALVACGLFGFANAMAVASMPSVLQDVTRNQMRGKITAVHLLLVSIFGMALGPTATALVTDRVFQNDQGLIYAISITPLPAMLLGLVLTVYGMRFYQNEMAALVKASTAAEPEFKPAAVR from the coding sequence ATGTATGACCATCAGAGCGCGCCGGACGCGCGCGCCTATCCGCCCGCCGCACTGGCGTGGTACGCGCTATTCGTATTCATTGTTGCCGCAACTCTGGCGTTCGTGGACAAGTCGATTATCACCTTGCTAGTCGCGCCAGTGCGCCAGTCGCTCGGCGTGTCCGACACCGGCATCAGCCTGTTGCAAGGACTGTCTTTCGTGCTGCTGTACAGTGTGATGGGTATCCCCAGCGGCTATCTGGTGGACCGGATGCAGCGCCGCAAGCTGCTGTCGGCCGGTATCGCCCTGTGGAGCGTGATGACGGTGTTGTGCGGTTTCGCCAATAGTTTCGCCGAACTGTTCCTGGCGCGCGTAGGGGTGGGCATCGGCGAGGCGATCCTGATGCCCGCCGTCTTTTCCCTGCTCGCGGATTTCTTTCCGAGCTCGCAACGCGGCCGCGCCAACGGCATATTCACCATCAGTACCTTCGCTGGCGGGCAGGGCGCCTTGATCATCGGCGGCCTGGTGTTGAAGTCATTCCACGGTGCCGATTTCGACTGGCCGCTCTTGGGACTGCTGCCGCCGTGGAAGAGCGCCTTTATCGCGGTCGGCTTGCCCGGACTCCTGGTCGCGCTGCTGGTCCTGACGATCAAGGAGCCGCTGCGGCAGCAGGTGGCAGCCCAATCGGGTACCGGTGCACTGGCCGGTGAATCGCTGCTGGCTTACCTGAAACAGCGCCGTGCCATGTGGCTGGCCATCTTCGGCACCTTCAGTCTGTGCGCATTTTCGGCGTACGCGGTGTTGTCGTGGATTCCGACCTTTTTCGCACGCAAGTACGGCCTGCCACCGGCGAGTGCCGGTGTACTGATCGGTTCGGTAGTCATGCCGGGCGGGATCGCGGGGTGCCTGGTCAGTGGTGTACTCAGCGATTGGCTCAAGACGCGTGGCGCCTACGGTTCGCGGATGCAGGTGTTCGTGTTTTCGTGGTTCATCACGATTCCCTGCATCGCCGCGCTGCCTTTCCTTGGCGACTATCACCTGGCGCTGGTGGCGTGCGGGCTGTTCGGCTTCGCCAATGCGATGGCGGTGGCCTCGATGCCAAGTGTGCTGCAGGACGTGACCCGTAACCAAATGCGCGGCAAGATCACTGCGGTGCATCTGTTGCTGGTGTCGATCTTCGGCATGGCGCTGGGCCCGACCGCCACCGCGCTCGTCACGGATCGCGTATTCCAGAACGACCAGGGCTTGATCTACGCGATTTCCATTACACCCTTGCCCGCCATGCTGCTGGGACTGGTGCTGACGGTATATGGCATGCGCTTCTATCAGAACGAAATGGCGGCGCTGGTCAAGGCATCGACGGCGGCCGAGCCGGAATTCAAGCCCGCGGCGGTGCGCTGA
- a CDS encoding amidohydrolase family protein, protein MDSILFKNVQLFDGSGRDRFRAEVLVEGPRIRAVAQAPGGIPADNARVIDCGGATLMPGLIEPHAHLSFLSSVGRIFKERTIPPEEHLLVTAHNARVLLDAGFTSAYSAGSKGPRFEIALQKELRGGYLPGPRLVSSTFERPAGADKERDGPDSIRAFVKAMAQEGVGSIKLLLSGDDAFGPGGSMQVHYTEAEVAAAAEEAREAGVWLAAHAQARDSVKMAVRHGFRIVYHCTYADSEALDMLEAAKDRIFVAPAIGIVYAKAYLGEAFGFTRDVVERAGFVEQIERNQEVYGEMRRRGIRVLPGGDYGFPWNPIGANARDLELFVKLFGYTPAETLVAATRLGAQLMGMEHELGQIRPGFLADLLLVDGDPVADIRILQQPDKLLAIMQNGKFHKVPVGALQRAAVLG, encoded by the coding sequence ATGGATTCAATACTTTTTAAGAACGTTCAACTTTTCGACGGCAGTGGCCGGGACCGCTTTCGGGCTGAGGTGCTGGTCGAAGGTCCGCGTATCCGAGCAGTGGCGCAAGCTCCCGGGGGAATCCCCGCCGATAACGCGCGTGTGATCGACTGTGGCGGCGCTACGCTGATGCCGGGCCTGATCGAGCCACACGCGCATCTGTCCTTCTTGTCGTCGGTCGGCCGCATCTTTAAGGAAAGGACCATTCCGCCGGAAGAGCACCTGCTCGTCACGGCGCATAACGCCCGCGTCCTGCTCGACGCCGGCTTCACCTCCGCGTATTCTGCTGGCTCAAAGGGGCCACGCTTCGAGATCGCCCTGCAGAAGGAGCTGCGCGGCGGTTACCTGCCAGGCCCGCGGCTGGTCAGTTCCACGTTCGAGCGGCCCGCAGGGGCCGACAAGGAGCGCGACGGTCCCGACAGCATTCGCGCGTTCGTCAAGGCCATGGCGCAGGAAGGCGTCGGCTCGATCAAGCTGCTGTTGTCCGGCGACGATGCCTTCGGCCCAGGCGGTTCGATGCAGGTTCACTATACCGAAGCCGAGGTGGCGGCGGCGGCCGAGGAAGCACGGGAAGCCGGCGTATGGCTGGCGGCGCACGCCCAAGCGCGCGACAGCGTCAAGATGGCGGTGCGGCACGGCTTTCGCATTGTCTACCACTGCACCTACGCGGACAGCGAAGCGCTGGACATGCTCGAAGCGGCGAAGGACCGCATCTTTGTCGCGCCGGCGATTGGCATCGTGTATGCCAAGGCCTACCTGGGCGAAGCATTCGGCTTCACGCGCGACGTGGTCGAGCGCGCAGGCTTCGTGGAGCAGATCGAGCGCAACCAGGAAGTGTATGGCGAGATGCGGCGCCGCGGTATTCGGGTGCTGCCCGGCGGCGACTATGGTTTTCCGTGGAACCCGATCGGTGCCAATGCCCGCGACCTCGAATTGTTCGTAAAGCTGTTCGGCTACACGCCGGCCGAGACCCTGGTCGCGGCGACGCGCCTCGGTGCGCAATTGATGGGCATGGAGCACGAACTCGGCCAGATTCGACCGGGGTTCCTTGCCGACCTGCTGCTGGTCGACGGCGATCCGGTGGCCGACATCCGCATCCTCCAGCAGCCGGACAAGCTGCTGGCGATCATGCAGAATGGGAAGTTTCACAAGGTGCCTGTGGGAGCATTACAACGCGCGGCAGTGCTTGGGTAG
- a CDS encoding IS5 family transposase, whose product MSAPAEPKYRTTNWKDYNEALRTRGSLLVWLDKDMRWHGGASRKRGRSPTYSEAAIQFCLTMKSLFNLQLRQAMGMTQRLLRLAGLDWQVPDFSTVGRRQKHLAVTIWARATTTGLNFLVHSTGIKMLGEGEWKTKKRGADYRRQWRKVHLAIDATTLEIRAIEVTGTGDAPLLPCLLDQIGNDEPIASVSGDGAYDMKDCHEAIARRGAEAVIPTRRNAKPWKDRRPGAEARNAILDVTRRLGRKIWKKWTGYHRRSLVETKMRCFKLLGERFMARDFDRQVAELQMRAAILNRFTWLGTPRTVAMP is encoded by the coding sequence ATGAGTGCACCAGCCGAACCGAAATACCGAACGACCAACTGGAAGGACTACAACGAAGCGTTGAGAACGCGCGGTTCGCTGCTGGTTTGGCTGGACAAGGACATGCGCTGGCACGGCGGCGCCAGCCGCAAACGGGGCCGCAGCCCGACGTACAGTGAGGCGGCGATTCAGTTCTGTCTGACGATGAAAAGCCTGTTCAACCTGCAGCTGCGGCAGGCGATGGGCATGACGCAACGCCTGCTAAGGTTGGCCGGTCTGGACTGGCAGGTGCCCGATTTCAGCACAGTCGGCCGGCGCCAGAAACATCTGGCGGTTACGATTTGGGCGCGTGCGACGACCACGGGATTGAATTTCCTGGTGCACAGCACCGGCATCAAGATGCTCGGCGAGGGCGAGTGGAAAACGAAGAAGCGCGGGGCCGACTATCGGCGTCAATGGCGCAAGGTCCATCTTGCAATTGACGCGACCACGCTGGAAATTCGGGCCATCGAAGTGACCGGCACCGGCGACGCGCCGCTGCTGCCGTGCCTGCTCGACCAGATCGGCAACGATGAGCCCATCGCGAGCGTCAGTGGCGACGGCGCTTACGACATGAAGGACTGCCATGAGGCCATCGCGCGGCGAGGCGCTGAAGCAGTCATTCCAACTCGCAGGAACGCCAAGCCATGGAAGGACCGTCGGCCGGGCGCCGAAGCGCGCAATGCGATCCTGGATGTCACGCGCCGCCTCGGACGGAAAATATGGAAGAAATGGACTGGCTATCATCGACGCAGCCTCGTGGAAACCAAGATGCGTTGCTTCAAGCTGCTGGGTGAGCGTTTTATGGCACGTGACTTCGACCGCCAGGTCGCCGAGTTGCAGATGCGCGCCGCCATCCTCAACCGCTTCACGTGGCTGGGCACGCCCAGGACGGTCGCCATGCCGTGA
- a CDS encoding PAS domain S-box protein, with the protein MPAASLPSDESERQELLKSLDILDTAPEPVFDQITRLTTRLLGVPIAVFSLVDKDRQWFKSRVGLDVGETSREVAFCAHAILQSAPLVVSDATADPRFEDNALVNGDPNIRFYAGVPIRSAGGHALGTLCAIDSRPRWLSAEDLQALRDLADIVTKEMHYREALAVARHSVERSGDAIAYSEARFRSVFDLASIGMAMVAPDGGWLSVNEALCRIVGYAPEELYRTTFRDITYPPDLDTDLALLRQLEAGTIDQYQLEKRYVRKDGSLVWINLNVTKKTGPDGELLYYVAAIKDIQAQKEAEAKLQALHADLETRVATRTRELNDAVAMLRSAMALQQQAEQLLKDREAELRSVIENANDAYIGLDRDGIVREWNRQAETTFGWCAGEAVGRPLDALIIPAEMGAMHRRGMARYLATGSASVLNQRLELPAVRKDGSGLTVEVRITALEVKGTTIFSAFLHDITERKALEAQREYDSRHDALTGLLNRRALTESLPIAQARSRRTGKMLGVLFIDLDGFKAVNDSHGHEAGDKLLCEIARRLQDTVRKTDSVFRLAGDEFTVLLEDMTDTYADAHAVAQKVVEQISAPVDLCGQGATVGASIGIAIFTPESSVSGADLVKEADYWMYEAKKAGRGRVLPDRRSTCLRHSP; encoded by the coding sequence ATGCCTGCAGCCTCTCTTCCTTCCGACGAATCGGAGCGTCAGGAACTGCTCAAGTCCCTCGACATATTGGATACTGCCCCGGAACCGGTCTTCGACCAGATCACCCGCCTGACGACGCGCCTGCTTGGTGTGCCCATTGCCGTGTTCTCGCTGGTCGACAAGGACCGCCAATGGTTCAAGTCGCGCGTTGGACTGGACGTCGGGGAGACTTCCCGCGAGGTCGCCTTCTGCGCGCATGCCATACTGCAGAGTGCGCCGCTGGTCGTTTCCGATGCCACCGCCGATCCGCGGTTTGAGGACAATGCCCTCGTCAACGGCGATCCGAACATCAGGTTTTATGCCGGTGTACCGATTCGCAGCGCCGGAGGTCACGCGCTGGGGACGCTGTGCGCTATCGACTCGAGACCGCGGTGGTTGTCCGCCGAGGATCTGCAGGCATTGCGGGACCTCGCCGACATCGTTACGAAAGAAATGCATTACCGCGAGGCGCTGGCAGTCGCGCGTCATAGCGTCGAGCGCTCCGGCGATGCGATCGCATACAGCGAGGCACGATTCCGGTCGGTCTTCGACCTTGCCAGTATCGGCATGGCAATGGTGGCACCGGATGGCGGCTGGCTAAGCGTCAACGAGGCATTGTGCCGAATCGTCGGCTACGCGCCGGAGGAACTGTACCGGACGACATTCCGCGACATTACCTATCCACCGGACCTGGACACGGATCTCGCGTTGCTACGGCAACTTGAAGCCGGCACGATCGACCAATACCAGCTGGAGAAACGCTACGTCAGAAAGGATGGCAGCCTCGTCTGGATCAACCTGAACGTCACGAAGAAAACCGGGCCGGATGGTGAGCTGCTGTACTACGTCGCGGCCATTAAGGATATCCAGGCGCAGAAGGAGGCCGAAGCGAAACTGCAGGCGCTGCACGCCGATCTGGAAACGCGTGTCGCGACCCGTACCAGGGAATTGAACGACGCGGTTGCCATGCTGCGAAGTGCCATGGCCCTTCAACAGCAAGCCGAACAATTGCTCAAGGACCGGGAAGCCGAGCTGCGCAGCGTGATCGAGAACGCCAACGATGCCTACATCGGCCTGGACCGGGATGGCATCGTGCGCGAGTGGAACCGGCAGGCCGAGACGACCTTCGGATGGTGCGCCGGCGAGGCGGTCGGGCGGCCGCTGGACGCGTTGATCATTCCGGCCGAGATGGGCGCGATGCATCGGCGCGGAATGGCGCGTTATTTGGCGACCGGTTCCGCATCCGTCCTGAACCAGCGCCTTGAACTCCCGGCTGTTCGCAAGGATGGCTCCGGTCTCACGGTGGAAGTGCGGATCACCGCGCTGGAAGTGAAAGGCACGACAATCTTCAGCGCCTTCCTGCACGACATCACGGAGCGCAAGGCGCTCGAGGCCCAGCGGGAGTACGACTCGCGCCACGACGCGTTGACCGGGCTCCTGAACCGACGCGCCCTGACCGAAAGCCTTCCCATCGCACAGGCGCGCTCGAGACGCACCGGCAAGATGCTGGGCGTGTTGTTCATCGACCTGGACGGATTCAAGGCCGTCAACGACAGTCACGGCCATGAGGCGGGCGACAAGCTGCTGTGCGAGATCGCCCGGCGCCTGCAGGATACGGTGCGCAAGACCGACAGCGTATTCCGCCTGGCCGGTGACGAATTCACGGTGCTCCTGGAAGACATGACGGATACGTATGCGGATGCGCATGCGGTGGCACAGAAGGTCGTCGAGCAGATCTCGGCCCCTGTCGACCTGTGCGGGCAGGGCGCGACTGTCGGCGCAAGTATCGGTATCGCCATCTTTACGCCTGAGAGCAGCGTGTCGGGGGCTGATCTCGTCAAGGAAGCCGACTACTGGATGTATGAAGCGAAAAAGGCCGGGCGAGGGCGGGTCCTACCTGATCGGCGTAGCACATGTTTGCGGCATTCACCGTAG
- a CDS encoding Fic family protein, with product MRSTTDVRNNILSSINGLTLTELLTRHPDLARRTVQRVIAKLIDDREIIAVGEGRARRYFRTASRPDAGVPALVSDGFPAFIPLSADSLDIIAYIDQPPEARNPVGYQREFLDAYQPNATWYLSESLRRQLRTMGRTAEAAAPAGTYSRAILNRLLIDLSWASSHLEGNTYSRLDTRELIEHGKAARGKPAIETQMILNHKTAIELLVENIDNAGFNRYTLMNLHSALAENLLPNPADEGRIRQHAVDIAKSVYRPLSTPQQIEDTLDLLLDKAGQIRDPFEQSFFMMVHLPYLQPFADINKRTSRLASNLPLFRANLCPLTFLDVPEQAYSRATLGVYEMTRVELLRDLYVWAYERSTQEYLAIKQNLVEPDPLRLAWRDLIKSTIRAIVLHPEREPLACIAHTVSEQVPRHEQPDVQALIVEELRRLHEGVLARYGLRPSDYAAWKSVHKH from the coding sequence ATGCGATCGACGACCGATGTGCGTAATAATATTCTGTCATCCATCAATGGTTTGACCTTGACGGAATTGTTGACCAGGCATCCTGATCTGGCGCGCCGTACGGTCCAGCGCGTGATCGCGAAGCTGATCGATGACCGCGAGATCATCGCGGTAGGGGAAGGTAGGGCGCGTCGTTACTTCCGGACTGCGTCACGTCCCGACGCTGGCGTACCTGCCCTGGTGTCGGATGGCTTTCCCGCATTCATTCCCTTATCGGCCGACAGCCTGGACATCATCGCCTATATCGATCAGCCTCCGGAAGCGCGCAACCCGGTGGGCTACCAGCGCGAGTTTCTGGATGCATACCAGCCGAACGCGACCTGGTACTTGTCCGAGTCACTGCGCCGCCAACTACGTACGATGGGCCGGACCGCGGAAGCGGCGGCGCCCGCAGGTACGTACAGCCGCGCCATCCTGAACCGCCTGCTTATCGATCTGTCGTGGGCCTCGAGCCATTTGGAAGGAAATACGTATTCTCGTCTCGACACGCGCGAGCTCATCGAACACGGGAAAGCTGCACGCGGCAAGCCCGCCATCGAGACGCAGATGATCTTGAATCACAAGACTGCCATCGAGCTGTTGGTGGAAAACATCGACAACGCGGGTTTCAATCGCTACACGCTGATGAACCTGCACAGCGCATTGGCGGAAAACCTGCTGCCTAACCCGGCGGACGAAGGCCGGATTCGCCAACACGCGGTCGACATCGCGAAAAGCGTCTATCGTCCCCTGTCCACACCGCAACAAATCGAAGATACGCTCGATCTGCTACTCGACAAGGCCGGCCAGATTCGTGACCCGTTCGAGCAGTCGTTTTTCATGATGGTGCATTTGCCGTACTTGCAGCCGTTCGCCGACATCAACAAGCGGACCTCGCGGCTGGCCTCCAATCTGCCGCTGTTTCGCGCCAATCTCTGCCCCCTGACATTCCTCGATGTGCCCGAGCAGGCCTACAGCCGTGCCACGCTGGGCGTGTACGAGATGACGCGCGTCGAGCTGCTGCGAGACCTGTATGTTTGGGCTTACGAACGCTCGACCCAGGAATACCTCGCCATCAAGCAGAACCTGGTTGAGCCCGATCCCTTGCGCCTGGCTTGGCGCGATCTGATCAAGAGCACCATTCGCGCCATCGTTCTCCACCCGGAGCGCGAACCGCTTGCCTGTATCGCGCACACCGTTTCAGAACAGGTACCCCGCCACGAGCAACCTGATGTACAGGCGCTGATCGTCGAAGAACTCAGGCGGCTTCACGAAGGTGTGCTGGCACGATACGGTCTGAGGCCGTCCGACTACGCGGCCTGGAAGTCGGTACACAAGCATTGA
- a CDS encoding tyrosine-type recombinase/integrase: MNDPKQWDANPVASFDTFIQGPEFGRTSHRLGLTEPKPVSNKSAHIYRSMFGKFALWLARENKAFTRVVEQDLIRFISQNRAHGEQNSLISRRYLRLLERCYHHLQIRPNPATAALQVAGANGYIAQDHGMQVLDASDIAAFVNALPPLSPPGPNRAGRPPKAWKRRRDHAMQATMLFAGLRVAEAIGLRLSEVNDPFDGAFGDDGIVLALSPEGKHDTSHAHDTVLRAYGAQALRTWLREREALGVKGDLVFPGDLAGKPMSAVTVYRQVRATFGRAGIDVDHNGGRTLRNTFAVEELREGRTRGISRDSWAWRSNARRASTRSRKERHGNEGIGNLQHPGPGRPAGADTRATARAGRLRRRQGFRPGAARL; the protein is encoded by the coding sequence ATGAACGATCCTAAACAGTGGGATGCGAATCCCGTCGCTTCCTTCGACACTTTCATTCAAGGTCCCGAATTCGGCCGTACCAGCCACCGGCTCGGCCTGACCGAACCCAAGCCTGTCTCCAACAAATCGGCGCACATTTACCGATCGATGTTCGGGAAATTCGCCTTGTGGCTCGCACGGGAAAACAAGGCGTTCACACGCGTGGTCGAGCAGGACCTGATCCGTTTCATTAGTCAGAACCGGGCCCACGGAGAACAGAACAGCCTGATCTCGCGCCGCTATCTGCGCCTGCTGGAGCGCTGCTACCACCACCTGCAAATCAGGCCCAACCCCGCGACCGCCGCACTGCAGGTCGCCGGCGCGAATGGGTATATCGCCCAGGATCACGGCATGCAAGTCCTGGATGCCTCGGATATCGCTGCCTTCGTCAACGCCCTGCCCCCTCTCAGCCCGCCTGGCCCGAACCGCGCCGGCCGGCCACCAAAGGCGTGGAAACGCCGGCGCGACCATGCCATGCAGGCCACGATGCTGTTCGCCGGCCTGCGGGTTGCGGAGGCGATCGGCCTGCGGCTGTCCGAAGTGAACGATCCGTTCGACGGCGCATTCGGCGACGACGGCATCGTCCTGGCCCTCAGTCCGGAAGGCAAGCACGACACCAGCCACGCGCATGACACGGTGTTGCGCGCCTACGGTGCGCAGGCATTGCGCACCTGGCTCAGGGAACGCGAAGCGCTCGGCGTGAAAGGCGACCTGGTGTTCCCGGGCGATCTCGCCGGGAAGCCGATGTCGGCGGTGACCGTGTATCGACAGGTCCGGGCGACGTTCGGACGCGCCGGCATCGACGTCGACCACAACGGCGGCCGCACGTTGCGCAATACCTTCGCCGTGGAAGAACTGCGGGAAGGCCGTACCAGGGGGATCTCAAGAGACTCCTGGGCCTGGCGCTCGAACGCTCGGCGGGCATCTACGAGGTCGCGAAAGGAAAGACACGGGAATGAAGGTATCGGAAATCTCCAGCATCCTGGCCCGGGCCGGCCTGCCGGCGCTGACACGCGAGCAACTGCACGAGCTGGCCGGCTGCGACGCCGGCAGGGTTTTCGGCCAGGCGCTGCGCGCCTTTGA